In Erigeron canadensis isolate Cc75 chromosome 6, C_canadensis_v1, whole genome shotgun sequence, the following are encoded in one genomic region:
- the LOC122602886 gene encoding thioredoxin F-type, chloroplastic-like, with the protein MALQIHQVWRLAPASSSVNQPQSCFRKQSTFMGDVNRFPCMMTFDNKNVIRKGLSSSVKVRSSLETTSPTVVVGQVTEVNLDTFWPLVHAAGDKTVILDMYTQWCGPCKVIAPKYKELSEKYLDVVFLKLDCNAENRVLAKELGLKVLPTFKILKDSKVVKEVTGAKIEKLISALEEVRSS; encoded by the exons AAGTATGGCGTCTGGCTCCAGCATCATCATCGGTGAACCAACCACAATCATGCTTCAGGAAACAATCTACTTTTATGGGAGACGTTAATCGGTTTCCATGTATGATGACGTTTGATAACAAGAATGTTATAAGGAAAGGATTGAGTTCATCAGTGAAAGTGAGGTCGAGTTTGGAAACCACAAGCCCCACGGTGGTTGTGGGTCAGGTGACTGAGGTTAATTTGGATACGTTTTGGCCACTTGTTCATGCTGCTGGAGATAAGACTGTGATTCTGGATATGTACACTCAATG GTGCGGTCCTTGCAAGGTTATTGCTCCAAAATACAAAGAATTGTCCGAGAAGTATCTTGATGTGGTCTTTCTAAAGCTTGATTGCAATGCAGAAAACAGG GTGTTGGCAAAGGAGCTAGGATTAAAGGTGCTTCCTACCTTCAAGATTTTGAAAGATAGTAAAGTTGTAAAAGAAGTTACAGGGGCTAAAATTGAAAAACTAATTAGCGCATTAGAGGAAGTTAGATCTAGTTGA
- the LOC122606068 gene encoding aspartic proteinase 36-like yields the protein MNRERVVLRIGFIVFELCMLASANVVFHVHHKFADINKRSLNALKHHDANRHRRFLSVAEVPLGGDGSPTSAALYYTKIQIGSPPKDYYVQVDTGSDLLWVNCIECDKCPSKSDLGVPLTLYDPKGSSSSKKVACDDEFCKTTFDASSNECKAGMLCAYSVAYGDGSSTAGYFINDNIKLAQVSGDRQTTSMSGNVTFGCGAKQSGELGSSEQALDGIIGFGQSKTSMLSQLASAKKVKKMFSHCLDGNKGGGIFAIGEVVQPTINTTPLLDDKTHYNIELKSIDVNGESLKISTSIFDFMKKKGAVVDSGTTLAYFPDEVFNQLMEKIMVAQPENKPQTVEKVFKCYKYSGNIDDGFPDVTFHFENSLSLKVSPHQYFFQVEDDVWCIGFQNSNIQDKAGADLTLLGDLVLSDKLVTYDMENQAIGWTDYDCSSSIKVKDEESGNVYEVGAQDISSSHCTYNSRIILGLLLFVVATFIN from the exons ATGAATAGAGAAAGAGTTGTTTTGAGAATCGGgtttattgtttttgaattgTGTATGTTGGCATCAGCCAATGTGGTTTTTCATGTTCATCATAAATTTGCAGACATTAACAAAAGATCATTGAATGCACTAAAACATCATGATGCCAATCGTCACCGAAGATTTTTATCTGTGGCTGAAGTTCCTCTTGGTGGCGATGGAAGCCCCACCTCTGCAGC TCTCTACTACACCAAGATTCAAATCGGGTCTCCTCCAAAGGATTATTACGTGCAGGTCGATACAGGGAGTGACCTTCTATGGGTCAATTGCATCGAGTGTGATAAATGCCCTTCCAAGAGTGACCTTGGA GTACCCCTCACATTGTATGATCCGAAAGGCTCATCAAGTTCCAAAAAGGTTGCATGTGACGATGAGTTTTGCAAAACTACATTTGATGCCTCAAGTAATGAGTGTAAGGCCGGAATGCTTTGTGCATATTCTGTTGCCTATGGTGATGGAAGCTCAACTGCAGGTTATTTTATCAACGATAATATAAAACTAGCCCAAGTATCAGGGGACCGTCAAACTACATCTATGAGTGGAAATGTAACTTTTGG ATGTGGAGCTAAACAATCTGGGGAGCTAGGTTCATCAGAACAAGCTCTCGATGGTATTATTGGATTTGGGCAGTCAAAAACATCGATGCTTTCCCAGCTTGCTTCGGctaaaaaggtgaaaaaaatgTTCTCACATTGCTTGGATGGTAACAAAGGAGGCGGCATTTTTGCTATTGGGGAAGTTGTGCAACCAACAATTAACACAACACCACTCCTAGATGATAA GACACATTATAATATTGAGCTGAAGTCAATTGATGTGAACGGTGAATCGCTAAAAATCTCAACTAGTATATTTGACTTTATGAAGAAGAAAGGAGCTGTAGTTGACAGTGGTACGACTTTGGCTTATTTTCCTGATGAGGTTTTCAACCAACTAATGGAAAAG ATCATGGTTGCACAACCCGAAAACAAGCCACAGACAGTTGAGAAGGTGTTTAAATGCTACAAATACTCTGGCAA CATTGATGATGGTTTTCCAGATGTCACTTTTCATTTTGAGAATTCACTTTCACTGAAAGTTTCTCCCCATCAATATTTCTTCCAAGTCGAG GATGATGTATGGTGCATCGGTTTTCAGAACAGTAATATTCAAGATAAGGCTGGAGCAGATTTAACTTTGTTGGGcg ATCTTGTTCTATCAGATAAACTGGTCACATACGACATGGAAAATCAGGCCATCGGATGGACTGATTATGACT GTTCATCAAGCATTAAAGTGAAAGATGAAGAGTCTGGGAATGTGTATGAGGTTGGAGCCCAAGATATATCGTCTTCACATTGTACATATAATTCCCGAATCATTTTGGGGTTGCTCTTATTTGTTGTAGCAACTTTCATCAACTAG